Part of the Aquimarina sp. TRL1 genome, TACCTGTTCTTCCCCAACTTCCTCTGAATTTTAACAATGATAAGAATGAAGATCCTTGTAAGAAGTTTTCCTCTGATACAATCCATCCTACAGAAGCTGCCGGGAACCAACCAAATCTATTCTCTTTTCCAAAACGAGAAGATCCGTCATATCTCAAACTGGCCTTAAAGAGGTATTTGTTATTTATTCGTAACCCAGTACGTCCGAAATATGAAAGAAAATTAACCTGATCTTTTCGAGATCCTCCTGCTGTAATTTGACTGGCATTATTCAAGGTTATCAACTCATCTGATGGAAACCCTTGTCCTTCCACAAATTCCAAGCGTCTTATTTCATCTTCAAAACTCATTCCTAGAGTCATATCCCAATCTACATAATCTCCAATAGCTGTATCAACCTTAAAGTAGTTATTAAAGTTATACTTTTCTGTTTGAGTTGACGATACTGACCCAAATCCTCCAACAGCATTCCCTGTATTAGTCAAACTACCAAAAAACTGATCATTAGACTGTGATAACATATCATATCCAAACTCACTTCTAAAACTTACATCTGGAATAAATTCATATTCTAAATAGGTATTTGCAAAAGTTCTCCAGACTTGATTTTTAATCCTCGCATTCACTTCATTGAACAGAAAGTTATAATACTCTAGTCCAGCTGCATTTGGAGTCTCTCCATCTTCTAAGTATGGTGAAGACAATGGTGATTGAGCAATGGATTGTAATGGAGTAGAAAACGCATTATCATTCGCAATCCGATCAATAATCGTTTTTGCCAAACTGGTTTTTACTCCCATAGAAAATTTATTAGAAATATCATGATCCACATTCACTCTAAATGTATATCGCTCCATCTCATTTCCTAATACAATTCCTGTGGTATTATTATAGGCTGTAGATACGAAAAAACGGGTTTTATCTCCACCTCCTGAAATATTTACTCCTAAGTCTTGTACAGACCCTTCTCTAAGTGCAATATCCTGCCAATCTGTATCTATTTCATTATTTCGCCAGTCTTTACCATTAGACTGCCTATCAAAATCCTGCTCTGCAGCAGCAGTACTACCTGTAGTATTTACAGAAGCTTCTGAAAGTAACTCCACATATTCTGCAGCATTTAACAGATCTATTTTATTAGTTGCACTACTAATTCCGAAAGAAGAATTTAGGGACACTCGCGTTTTTCCTTGTTTTCCTTTCTTAGTGGTAATAATAATTACCCCGTTTGTTCCTCTGGCTCCATAGATTGCAGCAGAAGAAGCATCTTTCAAAATATCAATAGATTCAATATCATTAGGGTTTAATGATAATAATGGGTTTAATGGCGCTCCATTTCTTGATTCATTCGTGTTATTAATAGGGATTCCATCCAGAACATATAACGGTTCCTGAGATGCTGATATAGATGCAATTCCTCTAACACGTACTTTTACTCCTCCTTCTATCTTACCATTGAGCTGTGTAATTTGTACTCCAGCTGCTTTACCTACTAAAGCACTCTGTAAGCTTGGAGTAGGAACTTCGGCTATTTGATCTGCAGAAATAGAAGCTACACTAGTGGTGATATTTTGTCTGGATTGTGTACCAAATCCTACCACTACTACCTCTTCTAAAGCGCTTACATCTTCTTGTAATGTTACGTTGATTTTCACTTTATCCATTACGGGAACTTGTTTTGATTCAAAACCAACAAAAGAAAAAACAAGAATGTCACTTGAAGTTGCTTTTATTGTATAATTCCCATCAAAGTCTGATAAGGTTCCTGTTGTTTTTCCTTTAACAATAATATTTACTCCGGGTAAAGGAATTCCATCTGAACCACGAACGGTACCCTCAACCATTCCTTCTTGTGCACTTGCTAAAAAAGAACAC contains:
- a CDS encoding TonB-dependent receptor, whose translation is MKKNHVKILLSLFFLCSFLASAQEGMVEGTVRGSDGIPLPGVNIIVKGKTTGTLSDFDGNYTIKATSSDILVFSFVGFESKQVPVMDKVKINVTLQEDVSALEEVVVVGFGTQSRQNITTSVASISADQIAEVPTPSLQSALVGKAAGVQITQLNGKIEGGVKVRVRGIASISASQEPLYVLDGIPINNTNESRNGAPLNPLLSLNPNDIESIDILKDASSAAIYGARGTNGVIIITTKKGKQGKTRVSLNSSFGISSATNKIDLLNAAEYVELLSEASVNTTGSTAAAEQDFDRQSNGKDWRNNEIDTDWQDIALREGSVQDLGVNISGGGDKTRFFVSTAYNNTTGIVLGNEMERYTFRVNVDHDISNKFSMGVKTSLAKTIIDRIANDNAFSTPLQSIAQSPLSSPYLEDGETPNAAGLEYYNFLFNEVNARIKNQVWRTFANTYLEYEFIPDVSFRSEFGYDMLSQSNDQFFGSLTNTGNAVGGFGSVSSTQTEKYNFNNYFKVDTAIGDYVDWDMTLGMSFEDEIRRLEFVEGQGFPSDELITLNNASQITAGGSRKDQVNFLSYFGRTGLRINNKYLFKASLRYDGSSRFGKENRFGWFPAASVGWIVSEENFLQGSSFLSLLKFRGSWGRTGNAEIGDFRGLDLFQNSPYNRQGGLVFNQIGNPDLKWERTTQVDGGIDIGFFNNKIKAEVDYYVKNTDELLLAEPVPSTSGETGVFKNIGELRNKGLEVVINTKNISSSNFNWTTSFNISTFDNEITKLPGGDIINSRNIVRKGESISSFYLVEYAGVDPANGDALFIKNTENADGTIDKSTTNDFSEARRIIAGRPFPTLISGLTNTINYKNLDFSFTLQGEWGASIYNGGGIYQSNNAIGRDNQTADQLNRWQQPGDITNVPQVRRGRSNGDQHTTRYLEDADFIRLRNITLGYTLPEDITKKFFVQRCRIYFTGVNLLTFTDFSGYDPESTGDHFGGNNQRVGEAFYSAPAAKTYTMGINVDF